Proteins encoded in a region of the Cupriavidus pauculus genome:
- the cobA gene encoding uroporphyrinogen-III C-methyltransferase, with protein MNSPQDKAKRHAPGKVYLIGAGPGAADLITVRGARLLGEAEVVLHDALVSPEMLAWCPQAELIEVGKRCGQRSTAQLFINRQIVDLAGKYARVVRLKGGDPMLFGRADEELQALEAAGIEYEVVPGITAALAAASAIARPLTKRGVSRSVAFATQAKAADEVDVDADVKADTIVYYMGRDQAARIAAQLIARGKPATTPAWVVEAATTPRQRSHQFTLREMAAGEAAAWMDPVQPSLLMIGEALGQRETEAVPADGRPDAIRAA; from the coding sequence ATGAATTCCCCACAAGACAAGGCAAAACGGCACGCGCCGGGCAAGGTGTACCTGATTGGTGCGGGCCCCGGCGCGGCGGACCTCATTACGGTGCGCGGCGCACGCCTGCTGGGCGAGGCCGAGGTCGTGCTGCACGATGCGCTGGTGTCGCCCGAGATGCTCGCCTGGTGTCCCCAGGCCGAGCTGATCGAAGTGGGGAAGCGTTGCGGCCAGCGTTCCACCGCGCAGCTGTTCATCAACCGCCAGATCGTCGATCTGGCGGGCAAGTACGCGCGCGTGGTGCGCCTCAAGGGTGGCGATCCGATGCTGTTCGGGCGCGCCGACGAGGAGCTTCAGGCGCTGGAAGCCGCGGGCATCGAGTATGAAGTGGTGCCCGGCATCACGGCGGCCCTCGCGGCCGCCAGCGCGATCGCGCGCCCGCTGACCAAGCGCGGCGTGTCGCGCAGCGTGGCGTTCGCCACACAGGCCAAGGCCGCCGACGAGGTCGACGTCGATGCCGACGTCAAGGCAGACACCATCGTCTACTACATGGGACGCGATCAGGCGGCCCGTATCGCCGCTCAGCTGATCGCGCGCGGCAAGCCCGCTACCACCCCCGCCTGGGTCGTGGAAGCCGCCACCACGCCGCGCCAGCGCAGCCACCAGTTCACGCTGCGCGAGATGGCCGCCGGCGAGGCCGCGGCATGGATGGATCCGGTGCAGCCGAGCCTGCTGATGATCGGGGAAGCGCTGGGACAGCGCGAGACGGAAGCGGTACCCGCCGACGGTCGGCCGGACGCCATCCGCGCGGCCTGA
- a CDS encoding sirohydrochlorin chelatase: MAGTPSPASQALILFAHGARDARWREPFDRLHGKLTALLPGCDVRLAFLELMTPALPEVLAELAADGRAHVTIVPVFFGQGGHLRRDFPALVEQCRQQYPDMRIDTATAVGESDSVLDAIAAYCAASIRA; encoded by the coding sequence ATGGCCGGCACGCCCTCCCCCGCCTCGCAGGCGCTGATCCTGTTCGCCCACGGCGCGCGCGATGCGCGCTGGCGCGAGCCGTTCGATCGGCTGCATGGCAAGCTCACGGCACTACTGCCCGGCTGCGACGTGCGGCTCGCATTTCTGGAATTGATGACGCCGGCATTGCCCGAGGTGCTTGCCGAACTCGCCGCGGACGGCCGTGCGCACGTCACGATCGTTCCGGTGTTCTTCGGGCAAGGGGGGCACTTGCGGCGCGACTTTCCGGCCCTCGTGGAACAGTGCCGCCAGCAGTATCCGGATATGCGGATCGATACGGCAACGGCTGTGGGCGAATCGGACAGCGTACTGGATGCCATTGCCGCGTATTGCGCGGCGTCGATCCGGGCCTGA
- the lptG gene encoding LPS export ABC transporter permease LptG produces the protein MKVLYVYERYFARLIYGVFSFILFAVLALFVFFDMLNELESVQGGYTSLIAFFHVMLEAPTRVYEVLPIAVLISAIYVFSQLASQSEYTIFRVAGLNTRQALFSLFKLAVPLAITTFIFGEFIGPAAEQYAQKIKLQAIGATVSSGFRSGVWVKDRDKDNTPGAAGGEVTRFVNVQGLKADQSINGITIYEFDSNYRLRVIRVAQEGRYQGGQSWQLNQVNETRFIELPHEAGVRRDALAPDFRAEQARFPNMVMHSELTPQILSVLLVTPERMSTVDLFRYIRHLRDNKQDTQRYEIAFWKKVVYPLTLFVMVALALPFAYLHARAGAVGVKVFGGIMLGLSFHLSNTLFSHVGLLHTWPPIISALVPGTLYLLVGLTALRWVDRH, from the coding sequence ATGAAGGTCCTCTACGTCTACGAGCGGTATTTCGCGCGGCTGATCTACGGCGTCTTCTCGTTCATCCTCTTCGCGGTGCTCGCGCTGTTCGTGTTCTTCGACATGCTCAACGAGCTCGAGAGCGTGCAGGGCGGTTACACGTCGCTGATCGCGTTCTTCCACGTGATGCTGGAGGCGCCGACCCGCGTCTACGAGGTGCTGCCGATCGCGGTACTGATCAGCGCGATCTACGTGTTCTCGCAACTGGCCAGCCAGTCCGAGTACACGATCTTCCGCGTGGCGGGACTCAACACGCGGCAGGCGCTGTTCTCGCTGTTCAAGCTCGCGGTGCCGCTTGCGATCACGACGTTCATCTTTGGCGAGTTCATCGGCCCCGCGGCCGAGCAGTACGCGCAGAAGATCAAGCTTCAGGCGATCGGCGCGACGGTGTCGTCGGGCTTCCGCTCGGGCGTCTGGGTCAAGGACCGCGACAAGGACAACACGCCCGGCGCCGCCGGCGGCGAGGTCACGCGCTTCGTCAACGTGCAGGGCCTCAAGGCGGATCAGAGCATCAACGGCATCACGATCTACGAGTTCGACAGCAACTACCGGCTGCGCGTGATTCGCGTGGCGCAGGAAGGCCGCTACCAGGGTGGCCAGTCCTGGCAGCTGAACCAGGTCAACGAGACCCGCTTCATCGAGCTGCCGCACGAAGCGGGCGTTCGCCGCGACGCGCTGGCGCCGGACTTCCGCGCCGAGCAGGCCAGGTTCCCGAACATGGTCATGCATTCGGAGCTCACGCCGCAGATCCTGTCGGTGCTGCTCGTGACGCCGGAGCGGATGTCCACGGTGGACCTGTTCCGCTATATCCGCCACCTGCGCGACAACAAGCAGGACACGCAGCGGTACGAGATCGCGTTCTGGAAAAAGGTGGTCTACCCGCTCACGCTGTTCGTGATGGTCGCGCTGGCGCTGCCGTTCGCGTACCTGCATGCGCGGGCCGGCGCGGTGGGCGTCAAGGTGTTCGGCGGCATCATGCTGGGCCTGTCGTTCCACCTGTCCAACACGCTGTTCTCCCACGTCGGCCTGCTGCACACGTGGCCGCCCATCATCTCGGCGCTGGTCCCGGGGACGCTCTACCTGCTGGTGGGCCTCACGGCGCTGCGCTGGGTGGATCGGCACTAG
- the lptF gene encoding LPS export ABC transporter permease LptF, which yields MIFQQALRRELAYTAGAVFLVMLTFMLTSLVIRILGLAANGKASPNDVLMLIGLATIGYLSILLSASLFISTLIVLTRWYKDSEMVVWFSAGISLRDFVKPVLQFATPFIVMSLLLGMFAWPWANEQSALFRDRFQQRGVLSMIASGRFIEPANGNYVLFIEGIDGQMKNAQNVFVANAEANKIGVALSHQGHFETMPNGDRLVVMENGRRYAGTPGQLDYRILEFERYAVKVDTKPPETEADLPAKSRPTLDLLRNPTRENMGELLWRISLPILAFNFVMIAIPLAYVNPRLGRYTPLVFAVLIYLTYSNVINLAQAWVRSGSLHFWTALVPVHLIVFFGAVMMFRYRQNRSLGGWRAVFGLGRRKSNGGRA from the coding sequence ATGATCTTTCAACAAGCTCTGCGACGCGAGCTCGCGTACACCGCCGGTGCGGTGTTCCTGGTCATGCTGACCTTCATGCTCACGTCGCTCGTCATCCGCATCCTGGGGCTCGCCGCCAACGGCAAGGCCAGCCCCAACGACGTGCTGATGCTGATCGGACTGGCGACCATCGGTTACCTGTCGATCCTGCTATCCGCCTCGCTGTTCATCTCGACGCTGATCGTTCTGACGCGCTGGTACAAGGACTCGGAGATGGTGGTGTGGTTCTCCGCCGGCATCTCCCTGCGGGACTTCGTGAAACCCGTGTTGCAGTTCGCCACGCCGTTCATCGTCATGTCCCTGCTGCTGGGGATGTTCGCGTGGCCCTGGGCCAACGAGCAGAGCGCGCTGTTTCGCGACCGCTTCCAGCAGCGCGGCGTGCTGTCGATGATCGCGTCGGGCCGTTTCATCGAGCCCGCCAACGGCAACTACGTGCTGTTCATCGAAGGCATCGACGGCCAGATGAAGAACGCGCAGAACGTGTTCGTCGCCAACGCCGAAGCCAACAAGATCGGCGTGGCGCTGTCCCATCAGGGCCACTTCGAGACGATGCCCAACGGCGACCGCCTCGTCGTGATGGAAAACGGCCGCCGCTACGCGGGCACGCCGGGCCAGCTCGACTATCGCATCCTCGAATTCGAGCGCTACGCGGTCAAGGTCGATACCAAACCGCCTGAAACCGAAGCCGACCTGCCGGCCAAGAGCCGCCCGACCCTCGATCTGCTGCGCAACCCGACGCGCGAGAACATGGGCGAGCTGCTCTGGCGTATCTCGCTGCCGATCCTGGCCTTCAATTTCGTGATGATCGCGATTCCGCTCGCGTACGTGAACCCGCGCCTCGGCCGGTACACGCCGCTGGTATTCGCGGTACTGATCTACCTGACCTACAGCAACGTGATCAACCTCGCCCAGGCTTGGGTGCGTTCGGGCTCGCTGCATTTCTGGACCGCGCTCGTACCGGTTCACCTCATCGTGTTCTTCGGCGCGGTGATGATGTTCCGTTACCGTCAGAACCGCAGCCTCGGCGGCTGGCGCGCCGTGTTTGGCCTTGGCCGCCGCAAGTCGAACGGGGGCCGCGCATGA
- a CDS encoding leucyl aminopeptidase: MEFSTKALDWSKAGQNGFLATKTDCLVVGLFEGQNLAGVAKALDVATKGLVARLVKQGDFEGKRGTHIMLHEVPGIGAARVLLVGLGKEADFHDKAFAEAVRTAIRALAGTRAATALWALAPQAPTQRDVAWSVITTITLVRDAGYRLLERHPELKRAPRGANGADRPSLRKIVLAVDSADAKAATQAVVRGTAIANGMDLARDLGNLPSNICTPTYLADAARGIAKRHKLKAEILGRKQIEALKMGAFLAVTKGSVEPPQFIVLRYDGAGAKQAPVVLVGKGITFDTGGISLKPGEGMDEMKYDMCGAASVLGTIQAVAEMGLRLNVIAVVPTCENMPSGVATKPGDVVTSMSGQTIEILNTDAEGRLILCDALTYVERFKPAAVIDVATLTGACIIALGHVNSGLYARNDMLADQLLDAGKKALDTAWRLPLDDEYQDQLKSNFADMANIGGRPAGSVTAACFLARYTEKYDWAHLDIAGTAWKSGAAKGATGRPVPLLARFLMDRVG; encoded by the coding sequence ATGGAATTTAGCACAAAAGCCCTGGATTGGAGCAAGGCCGGCCAAAATGGTTTCCTGGCGACCAAGACCGACTGCCTCGTGGTCGGTCTGTTCGAAGGCCAGAATCTGGCCGGCGTGGCCAAGGCACTGGATGTTGCCACCAAGGGGCTGGTGGCACGTCTGGTCAAGCAGGGCGACTTCGAAGGCAAGCGCGGCACGCATATCATGCTGCATGAAGTGCCCGGAATCGGCGCCGCCCGCGTATTGCTCGTGGGTTTAGGCAAGGAAGCCGATTTTCACGACAAGGCGTTCGCGGAGGCCGTACGCACCGCGATTCGTGCGCTGGCCGGCACGCGTGCCGCCACGGCGCTGTGGGCACTGGCCCCGCAGGCCCCGACCCAGCGCGACGTGGCCTGGTCGGTGATCACGACGATCACGCTCGTGCGCGACGCCGGCTACCGCCTGCTGGAGCGCCATCCGGAGCTCAAGCGCGCCCCGCGCGGCGCCAACGGCGCGGACCGCCCGTCGCTGCGCAAGATCGTGCTGGCCGTGGATTCGGCGGACGCCAAGGCCGCCACCCAGGCCGTGGTGCGCGGTACCGCGATCGCCAACGGCATGGACCTGGCCCGCGACCTCGGCAACCTGCCGTCGAACATCTGCACGCCGACCTACCTGGCCGATGCCGCCCGCGGGATCGCCAAGCGCCACAAGCTCAAGGCCGAGATCCTCGGCCGCAAGCAGATCGAGGCGCTGAAGATGGGCGCCTTCCTGGCCGTGACCAAGGGCAGCGTGGAGCCGCCCCAGTTCATCGTGCTGCGCTATGACGGCGCGGGCGCCAAGCAGGCGCCCGTGGTGCTCGTGGGCAAGGGCATCACCTTCGATACCGGCGGTATTTCCCTGAAGCCGGGCGAGGGCATGGATGAAATGAAGTACGACATGTGCGGCGCCGCCTCGGTGCTCGGCACCATCCAGGCCGTGGCCGAGATGGGCCTGCGCCTGAACGTGATTGCCGTGGTGCCGACCTGCGAGAACATGCCGAGCGGCGTGGCGACCAAGCCGGGCGACGTGGTGACCAGCATGTCCGGCCAGACCATCGAGATCCTGAACACCGACGCCGAAGGCCGCCTGATCCTGTGCGACGCGCTGACCTACGTCGAGCGCTTCAAGCCGGCCGCCGTGATCGATGTGGCCACGCTCACGGGCGCCTGCATCATCGCGCTGGGCCATGTGAACAGCGGCCTGTACGCGCGCAACGACATGCTGGCCGACCAGCTGCTGGACGCGGGCAAGAAGGCGCTGGACACCGCCTGGCGCCTGCCGCTGGACGACGAGTACCAGGACCAGCTCAAGTCCAATTTCGCCGACATGGCGAACATTGGCGGCCGTCCCGCGGGCAGCGTGACGGCGGCGTGCTTCCTCGCGCGCTATACCGAGAAGTACGACTGGGCCCACCTGGATATCGCCGGTACCGCCTGGAAGAGCGGCGCGGCCAAGGGCGCCACGGGCCGCCCGGTGCCGCTGCTCGCGCGCTTCCTGATGGACCGCGTGGGCTGA